The nucleotide sequence GAGCAACAAAATAGAGGACTTGTTTCTTCTTTCACTGCCAACTTTTCTCACTTCCAGCCAAGAGAACTCATCCATGCTTGTGCCTGTTTGCAGGCACTTTCCTAGACACCAATGATAAGGACTTACAACCAAATGGCCCATCATGAGTTTGGTTCAGTAAGTTCTCTCATCTGCAGCCTTCATTGGCACATCTTAGTTTAGGAAGTGTGAAGTACTGATGAAGTACTGTTATGATTGGGCAAAGCTTTGTATTTTCCCCTATAATTTGTCCAGCTGCATGCAATAATTATTTACAGGATGATAAATGAGCAGCTGCAGAACAATCATTGGGTCTTTGTTTCGGTCTTGGAGACAATCATCAGGCCATGGTTGCAATTCTCACACTAAAATAAAATTGTTTACAACAACTTCAACTCAATGTCACATTAGTTTAAGATATAGAGGTAGAGATTGAATTCATCTTCCATATTACATCATTAAGAGAAGGGAACAGATTCCTTCGGGAAAAGCATGAGAACCACAGGTGGGTTCTAATCCACCTATAGAAAACATTAGTCAGCAGATTTGGTGAACTGAAGACCCAGCAACCAGTAAGTTCCTGCTAACTTGCATACTCCCATGGCTCTCAGCATACCATGATTAGTTTCTTTCTAATTTCTAGGCAACACATGCGCCTCCACACACAAAATTCCtgcaaaaaaacaaaaaggtcAGTAGTTAGAGGTGTCACAGCACAAGGATGGcaagagaaaaataaataaaaaacaaatctTCGATATGAAGTTGGTTCATGTGATCGATTAACAATTATAAAGATGTTGCTTTCAAcaacaacagaaaaaaaaaaaggaaaaagaaaaataaatcaagCTTCATTTTGAAGGTGGGCACAAAGAACAGATAAAAATGCTGATCCTAATTTACCACATCACATAAATATTGGTAGGGATTAATGTTTTGCAGTCAGCTACTTACGCCATTAGACAACCagagtttcttttatttttcttggccATCTCCTTCCTTCGTGAAGGTTGAAGAACTACCTTGATTGCAGTATCGAAGACAGCCTTGACATTCTAACCAGTCGATAACAAACAATAAGATAAATGGTTCTCAGTAAATTACTGTCATTTACGAAAAAAGAATGAATCATTTTAGCAGGTTTCACTTCAATTGCATTCATGATAAACCCAATGGATACCGATATCGAATCCTTCTTGTACTACACACCTGTTGGGTTTTCGAGCTACACTCGATATACGCTGCAGCACCAATCTGTTTCCTGAGCCCTTCTCCCTAGTAAGGAAGAGAATGCAATTCTTAAGCCTCAAAACCAGCTAAATAAAATCCAAATGTAAGAGAACTGATACAAAAGAAATCGAACCCAGAAGCTGCTTACCTGTGCTGCAGTTATTGTAGTTGCAGCTGGATGATCAGCAAGATATGTTTTGTCATTGCGAAGATCTGAAATTTACAAGATAACAAGGTGATTAAAGTTTTCAAAGGGCTAATTCCATAAATTAATTAACATGATGGAACACGAAatgaccacacacacacacacacaaacacacacacctaGCTTGGTTCCAACCAGAATAACTGGAACTTTGGGTGCAAAGCGACGGAGTTCAGGCATCCACTGATTCACAAACCACAAAGATCACAAGTTCTAAGGGtgagaggaggaatcaaaagttcaAAACTAATGAAGCAACAACGCTAATTAAATCCTGAAACCAAGTAGAAATAAGCATGTAGCCATTCTTACATGCGACGAAAACATAATGTAATCAAGATATTATTGCCAGTTCTGGAAAAAGCATGACAAAAAAACTATCTGCCCAAATCCCTGCctaaaatttgaaaatatattaatttctCATCTCGTAAGACAATTTTTAGATGTAAGTAAATAGAAGAGATTATTGTCAGTTCTCGGGCCAATATTCTCATGCAAGAACAAGAAAAGCACCAAACCGAAAGGAGGAAGAAACATAGAGCTTCGATCCAGATGGTTAACAGGGAATCAATGTCCATAACATGAATGCCAATGCAACAAGAAACTGATACTTAATCACAAACCTTCTTAAGAACATTTTCATAGCTTGCCCTGCTAATTAGAGAGAAGGCCAGAATAAATATATCTGCTCCTCTATAACTCAGAGGCCTCAATCTGCTATAGTCTTCTTGTCCTATAGACCTAAAAGAGTTAGCTAACAAAACATTGCAGATCTAGTAGGCAAAATCAACTAAAGGAAAGGGATGCTGTCGAAGATATTAGAACCTGCAGTATCCCACAACCCTAAGTTGACAATGCTGCCATCCACAGAGACATTAGCACTGAAGTTGTCAAACACAGTAGGAATATAATCCTGCACGTAATCAACAAATAACCCAAAATAATGTTGATTCAGTCAGGACATGTAACTCAGAAGCCCGACTACAAATGATACTGATTCATCATTAGACATCTGCCATGACGCCTAAAACAAAGaagaaccaggtttgaaagaaatCGAATGCTGCCAAGCCATACAAGAATCGAAAGAAATCGATGAAGGAAAAAGGGGGTTAAAGCATACGGTGGGGAACTTGTTGCTGGTGTAGCAGATGAGCATGCAGGTCTTCCCCACAGCCCCATCTCCGACAGTCACACATTTAATGAACCTCGTAGCACTCATCCTCACTCTCCGCTGATCTCCAGCCACCTATCGGGTAGAGAGCAAGCAAGCAAGGAGGGAGACGCTATATAGAAGCCGAGGCACTGATGGGTTTGCTTCTCTTGGAAGCCAGCAGGAACATACAATAAGGTAAAAGAGCAAGAAAAGCTGTGAGGGGGGCGGGGAAAGTTAATTACAGCATTGGGTTACAGAGCAAGAAAGCAAGACAAGGAGATGAAATGTAGTTGTCCGAGAGTTGTACAGGAATGTAGCAGTAGTTATTAGCACACTAGATTCAATGACACCAGCTTTCTTTTGTCCCATTAAACATTGCAAGAAGACGGTGACATCTACATGCAGCAAAATCTACGCTTGGTGAGCTCGAAAAGTGTCCGTAGGTGACAGTAAATGGAGCTCTAAATAAagcacaaaagagaagaaaaataaaaagaaaaagaagaaaagtttgGCCTCGGAGTTTGAAGCTTgaacgtcctcctcctcctcctcttcgtctaCTTTTGTTGACCGGACGAGGGAACGGTATCTATCTCAAATCCGACACCAATATCTACTTCTCTTTTTGTTCTGAATCCAAGGATGAGCATTACTAAATCCGACAGTTTCTGTGCCCATCTGTGCTGTGGTAAATGAAATTTAAtcttagaataaataaataatcaaataatCGGATTAAAAATGAGAACAAAAAACAATTttgtattttttaataaaaaattacgaTAATAAATATATTTGAAGATCTATCTGCATTTGGAAATTCATGTTCTAGTGGGTCCCAAGAGGAGTACCACTGATGACTCCGATCACAAGGCAGGTGGGCGAGCGGGTACGCGACGAAAAGTGCCAAGAATCGTAAGCGAATTACGGATTTGCTGTCTAGTCTCAGACAGGATCTAAATAGGGGGAGAAGGCTGGACCCTGCCTCGGCGGGTGCAGGTGAGCCCCTCGCCCCCCGGAGTCAAGATTTAATGGACGGTCGAGATGAAACCAGAAGCCATCATGATTAGATCTGGTCGGAGTCATTTCCTTGATCGACTTGACTCGAAGAATCTAATAGATGGGCCGCAGATGGGTCAGATTAGGCCCGATTGGCCCAACAGATTTCAATTAAAGTAGTGCAGTCGTCGTCGAGCACACGGAAGTCGTATCATCACAGGCAAAAACTCTTCTTCTCCTGTATGCTGGTCGTCTGTTCGATGCCATCCTCAGAGGGGACATGCCTTCTTCCATTATTCTGCGAAGAATTAGCTCATCAGCTCCCTCCAAATTATATGCACATAATGGAGCACACCATACACATTCACATTATAATACTCCTCATCAAACCTTCAAGTGAAGGAATGCAGAGATCTATTGTATTCAAATGAGTTGctgatgctctctctctctctctctctctctctctctctcttattataTCTGAGATGATGACGCAATGGCTTACACTAAATCTCAAACCAGTTCCCTATGACTAAAAAGACATGAAGCTTGATCTCCACATCTGGTCTTCCAACCTGTCACTTGTCTCCTTCGACGTTGAGGTATTCTATGTAGTTCACTGTTCTACCCTCCTCCTTTTAACTGCATATATAATGAACATTATCTAGAAGACATGCTGTATGTATGTTCCACCCAAAGAACCATGGATCGACTAGAAACATTATTGTGCACCTGAAAACACAGGACTTTGCTACAAGAACATGAGATATGTGTTTCATCGGAGCCTAACCTGAGTGCCTTCTGCTCGAGATGGTGTGATCAGTTTGGCAATGGCCAAGGCGACTCCTGGGAGAGGAGATTTGGCAGACACATACTATGGGTATTGGAGTCCCCCAAGCGTGGCTCCTGCCTGCTGACTCATGTTGATGATATGATGATGTGACATGTTCTTCCTTCCCACCACGTTTTGTTCGCGAGGATCATTCAGATGCACACCGACATCTTGATTCGATTCGATCCATCTGGCGCATACACGAAGGCACCAATTCAACCAGGCTACGGTGCTTTCAAAGTAAATGGGGTTTACACAGCAAAGAATCTAACATTGACCAGACACCCAAACAGGAACGAGATCTGCTTCAAGGCAGCAAAAGATTCTTGCAGTAATGGTAGAATAGAGTAGAGCAAGTAGGAATCTAGTGGTCCTTGTCGCGCACGTGCAATTGGCCGTGGAAACCAAATCCCAAATACCAAATCCAGATACGAATCCAAGGATGGCAGCAGCTACCTACGCTGCGATCCTCTCCACATGACATGATCTGTGGAGCAGCTAATTAGTAAACCTTTTAATATCATATCAAAAGCCCGTAAGTTTCTCTGAGCCTTTCAGAAAAAGAATATATGAAGCTAGATTTTAATATTGTTAAATTGACCATTCTTTAGATGATGATGACACTACCGATTAAGAATAAAATCCACATAAATCTGATCCAGCAATGCATTCATTGGTTTCAGGGAACAGCGCACCCTTTTGAACGGCTGTTGGCGATTCATCTTTGTCATTTCGTA is from Musa acuminata AAA Group cultivar baxijiao chromosome BXJ3-8, Cavendish_Baxijiao_AAA, whole genome shotgun sequence and encodes:
- the LOC135645774 gene encoding rac-like GTP-binding protein 2 isoform X1 encodes the protein MSATRFIKCVTVGDGAVGKTCMLICYTSNKFPTDYIPTVFDNFSANVSVDGSIVNLGLWDTAGQEDYSRLRPLSYRGADIFILAFSLISRASYENVLKKWMPELRRFAPKVPVILVGTKLDLRNDKTYLADHPAATTITAAQGEGLRKQIGAAAYIECSSKTQQNVKAVFDTAIKVVLQPSRRKEMAKKNKRNSGCLMANFVCGGACVA
- the LOC135645774 gene encoding rac-like GTP-binding protein 2 isoform X2; the protein is MSATRFIKCVTVGDGAVGKTCMLICYTSNKFPTDYIPTVFDNFSANVSVDGSIVNLGLWDTAGQEDYSRLRPLSYRGADIFILAFSLISRASYENVLKKWMPELRRFAPKVPVILVGTKLDLRNDKTYLADHPAATTITAAQGEGLRKQIGAAAYIECSSKTQQEFCVWRRMCCLEIRKKLIMVC